One Plasmodium berghei ANKA genome assembly, chromosome: 13 genomic region harbors:
- a CDS encoding triosephosphate isomerase, putative translates to MARKYFVSANWKCNGTEYSIKSLADSFNTVDFDPSKLDVVVFPVSVHYDLTRKLLNKKIGTGIQNVSKFGNGSYTGEVSAEIAKNLNIEYVLIGHFERRKYFHETDEDVRQKLQQAIKNNLKAVVCFGESLEQRESNKTIDVITKQVKAFVDLIENFDNVILAYEPIWAIGTGKTATPEQAQEVHKEIRKIVKEICGEAQANKIRILYGGSVSVENCTSLIKQEDIDGFLVGTSSLKTSFTEIIKSAM, encoded by the exons atggcaagaaaatattttgtatctGCTAACTGGAAATGTAATGGTACCGAATATAGTATAAAAAGCTTGGCAGACAGCTTTAATACCGTGGACTTTGATCCAAGCAAACTAG ATGTCGTTGTATTCCCTGTAAGTGTACACTATGATCTTActagaaaattattaaataaaaaaataggaaCTGGTATACAAAATGTTTCGAAATTTGGCAATGGTTCATATACTGGTGAAGTTAGTGCAGAAATTGCAAAAAACTTAAATATCGAATATGTTCTAATTGGTCATTTtgaaagaagaaaatattttcatgaaACTGATGAAGATGTAAGACAAAAGCTACAACAAGctatcaaaaataatttaaaagcTGTTGTGTGTTTTGGTGAATCACTAGAACAAAGAGAATCCAACAAAACTATCGATGTAATCACAAAACAAGTAAAAGCTTTTGTTGATttaattgaaaattttgataatgTCATATTAGCTTATGAACCTATTTGGGCTATTGGCACCGGAAAAACAGCCACACCAGAGCAAGCACAAGAAGTTCATAAAgaaattagaaaaattgTAAAGGAAATATGCGGAGAAGCTCAAGCAAATAAAATCAGAATTTTATACGGGGGTAGTGTTAGCGTTGAAAATTGTACTTCATTAATTAAGCAAGAAGACATCGATGGTTTCTTAGTTGGAACAAGCTCATTAAAGACCTCGTTCACtgaaattattaaatcTGCTATGtga
- a CDS encoding vesicle-associated membrane protein, putative — translation MKLLRVTPEKNIEFPLVHFQAVTQVVKLENISDRKVAFKIKTTAPNNYLVRPSFGLINVRETIDIQIILQPLSDKDNISNDKFQVQCLNVDNDTTVDKQFWVTVNKSEIQDHKLVVVLNDESSSKLPHSYLPSNNNPISEMNHKNHNLNYTDTSINPDDGLKGSLPSMQRKYHELLNYCVFVDKQKVALEKENESLKNQLKAYNNNCNKFFIDSKLIPVIIVIIAIVTKSMGYW, via the exons atgaaactaCTAAGAGTTACCCccgaaaaaaatattgaattCCCTCTTGTGCATTTTCAAGCAGTTACACAAGTAGTTAAgttagaaaatataagtgATAGAAAAGTtgcatttaaaataaaaacaactGCTCCAAATAACTATTTAGTTAGGCCATCTTTTGGGCTAATTAATGTAAGAGAGACAATAGacattcaaataattttacagCCCTTATCAGATAAAgataatatatcaaatgaTAAATTTCAAGTTCAATGCTTAAATGTCGATAATGATACAACTGTTGATAAACAATTTTGGGTCACAGTTAATAAAAGTGAAATACAAGATCACAAACTTGTAGTTGTATTAAACGATGAAAGCTCAAGTAAATTGCCCCATTCATATTTACCATCTAATAATAATCCTATTTCAGAAATGAATCATAAAAATcacaatttaaattatacaGATACTAGCATAAATCCAGACGATG gATTAAAAGGAAGTTTGCCGAGCATGCAGAGAAAATACCACGAGcttttaaattattgtGTTTTTGTGGATAAACAAAAAGTGGCattagaaaaagaaaacgaAAGTTTAAAAAACCAATTGAAAgcatataataacaattgtaataaattttttattgacAGTAAACTAATACCTGTAattattgttataataGCTATTGTGACAAAGAGTATGGGTTATTGGtag